In Bacillus cytotoxicus NVH 391-98, the following are encoded in one genomic region:
- a CDS encoding DUF2552 family protein, whose protein sequence is MNKQLRTLQNVANERTWASFLNDNHPYSLLHWSIAGVGQEAKDVWLLQDEVTFQTTEFATLDEAMKWISENMEQITDVLAQ, encoded by the coding sequence ATGAATAAACAATTACGTACACTACAAAATGTTGCAAATGAGCGCACATGGGCGTCTTTTTTAAATGATAATCATCCATATAGTTTACTTCATTGGTCAATTGCAGGTGTGGGGCAAGAGGCGAAAGATGTATGGTTATTACAAGATGAGGTAACGTTTCAAACAACTGAATTTGCAACACTTGATGAGGCAATGAAGTGGATTTCTGAAAACATGGAACAGATTACAGATGTTTTAGCACAGTAA
- a CDS encoding LacI family DNA-binding transcriptional regulator produces MATIRDVAKVAGVSVATVSRVMNEKGYVHEDTVKQVKQAIEELNYRPNAVAKALFTKSSTIIAILVPNLRNPSYITLLRFIEESAYQEGYQVIVCSVENKRNYIDILSRNHIAGILMTEEVFQEVGEVSVPFSVIDMKMPLSKYYQSAKKAVTMLKEKGCHFLAYIGEKDHREEMEEHISGFLDAVWEEKIPYRVESLEEDTEKRYREVLQKYPYVDGIVASSDKDAISIIRAANSLGIHIPNELQVIGFQGSMQGEWVTPSLSTIENCYEKKVVHTLQQLVGKIKKKQVKHEVVETEFVFIERESTK; encoded by the coding sequence GTGGCAACAATACGTGATGTTGCAAAAGTAGCTGGTGTTTCAGTCGCAACCGTTTCACGAGTCATGAATGAAAAAGGATATGTTCATGAAGATACAGTGAAACAAGTGAAACAAGCAATTGAAGAATTAAACTATAGGCCTAATGCAGTAGCGAAAGCTTTATTTACAAAATCTTCAACAATTATTGCTATACTTGTGCCGAATTTACGAAATCCATCATACATAACTTTACTTCGTTTTATAGAAGAATCAGCATATCAAGAGGGGTATCAAGTTATTGTTTGCAGTGTGGAAAATAAAAGAAATTATATAGATATATTATCTCGAAATCATATAGCTGGAATTCTTATGACGGAGGAAGTCTTTCAGGAAGTAGGAGAAGTTTCAGTTCCATTTTCTGTAATAGATATGAAAATGCCGCTTTCCAAATATTATCAAAGTGCCAAAAAGGCCGTTACTATGCTTAAAGAAAAAGGATGCCATTTTCTAGCGTATATTGGAGAAAAGGATCATCGTGAAGAGATGGAGGAGCATATATCTGGCTTTTTAGATGCAGTTTGGGAAGAGAAAATACCATATCGAGTGGAATCTTTAGAAGAGGATACGGAAAAGCGATATCGAGAAGTATTACAAAAGTATCCATACGTAGACGGTATTGTCGCTTCAAGTGATAAGGATGCCATTTCTATTATTCGTGCAGCAAATTCTCTTGGCATTCATATACCGAATGAATTACAAGTTATTGGATTTCAAGGGAGTATGCAAGGAGAATGGGTAACCCCATCATTATCAACGATAGAAAACTGTTATGAAAAAAAAGTAGTGCATACCTTGCAACAATTAGTTGGAAAAATAAAGAAGAAACAAGTGAAACATGAAGTTGTGGAAACGGAGTTTGTATTTATAGAAAGAGAATCAACGAAGTGA
- the ribE gene encoding riboflavin synthase — MFTGIVEELGTVSTMKQSGDAMKLTIQARFILSDIKIGDSIAVNGICLTATSFTESHFTVDVMPETMKSTSLRMLKQHSQVNLERAMAANGRFGGHFVTGHIDGTGTIVSKKQHYNAIYYKIKMPNHLLRYCLQKGSIAIDGTSLTIFDVDDNSITISLIPHTVSESIIGTKEAGDIVNIECDMIGKYIEQFMSQPTKRNNSVTESFLHENGFL; from the coding sequence ATGTTCACAGGAATCGTAGAAGAATTAGGAACCGTTTCCACTATGAAACAAAGCGGGGACGCAATGAAACTAACAATTCAAGCACGTTTCATTTTATCGGATATCAAAATAGGAGATAGCATTGCCGTTAACGGTATCTGCTTAACTGCTACATCATTTACCGAATCTCATTTCACGGTTGATGTGATGCCTGAAACAATGAAATCAACATCACTTCGCATGCTAAAGCAACATTCTCAAGTGAATTTAGAACGTGCTATGGCAGCTAACGGACGTTTCGGTGGACATTTTGTTACAGGTCATATTGATGGAACTGGCACCATTGTAAGTAAAAAGCAACATTATAATGCCATATATTACAAAATCAAAATGCCCAACCATTTACTTCGTTATTGTTTACAAAAAGGTTCCATTGCAATTGACGGTACGAGTTTAACAATCTTTGATGTGGATGACAATTCCATTACAATTTCGCTTATTCCCCATACAGTAAGCGAATCTATTATTGGCACAAAAGAAGCTGGGGATATCGTCAATATTGAGTGTGACATGATTGGAAAATATATCGAACAGTTTATGTCACAACCAACAAAGCGGAACAATTCAGTTACAGAAAGCTTTTTACACGAAAACGGATTTCTATAA
- a CDS encoding bifunctional 3,4-dihydroxy-2-butanone-4-phosphate synthase/GTP cyclohydrolase II, which yields MFHRIEEALEDLKQGKVIIVCDDKNRENEGDFLALAEYITPETINFMITHGRGLVCVPLPEHYAKRLQLEPMVSQNTDSHHTAFTVSIDHISTTTGISAHERATTVRELLNPSSKGSDFNRPGHIFPLIAKDGGVLRRAGHTEAAVDLAKLCGTEPVGVICEIIKEDGTMARVPDLIQVAKQFDIKMITIEDLIAYRRHHETFVTKEVEITLPTEFGTFHAIGYTNSLDQKEHIALIKGDVSTDEPVLVRVHSECLTGDVFGSCRCDCGPQLHAALTQIEREGRGVLLYMRQEGRGIGLLNKLRAYKLQEEGLDTVEANEKLGFPADLRDYGIGAQILKDLGLQKLRLLTNNPRKIAGLQGYELEIVERVPLQMPTKQENKTYLQTKVTKLGHLLNL from the coding sequence ATGTTTCATCGTATTGAAGAAGCACTAGAAGATTTAAAACAAGGAAAAGTCATTATTGTATGTGATGACAAAAACCGTGAAAACGAAGGTGATTTTCTCGCCTTAGCCGAGTATATTACACCGGAAACAATCAATTTTATGATTACACATGGCCGCGGTCTTGTATGCGTACCACTTCCAGAACACTATGCGAAACGTCTGCAACTAGAACCTATGGTATCTCAAAATACTGATTCTCATCATACTGCATTTACAGTTAGTATTGACCATATTTCTACAACAACAGGAATTAGTGCCCATGAACGTGCTACAACTGTGCGTGAATTATTAAATCCATCTTCTAAGGGTAGCGATTTTAATCGCCCTGGGCATATCTTTCCGCTAATTGCAAAAGATGGAGGCGTACTTCGTCGCGCTGGTCATACGGAAGCAGCAGTGGATCTTGCAAAACTATGCGGTACAGAACCAGTAGGAGTTATTTGTGAAATTATAAAGGAAGATGGCACGATGGCTCGCGTCCCTGATTTAATACAAGTTGCTAAGCAATTTGATATCAAGATGATTACAATCGAAGATTTAATTGCATATCGTCGCCATCACGAAACATTTGTGACAAAAGAAGTTGAAATTACATTACCAACTGAATTTGGTACATTCCATGCAATTGGTTACACGAATTCTCTAGATCAAAAAGAACATATCGCTCTTATAAAAGGTGATGTTTCAACAGATGAGCCTGTTCTTGTCCGCGTTCATTCTGAATGCTTAACTGGGGACGTTTTCGGCTCTTGCCGCTGTGATTGTGGACCACAACTCCATGCTGCCCTTACGCAAATTGAGCGTGAAGGTAGAGGCGTGCTTCTTTATATGAGACAAGAAGGGCGCGGCATTGGACTTCTCAATAAATTGCGCGCTTATAAATTACAAGAAGAAGGGCTAGATACAGTAGAAGCAAATGAAAAGTTAGGATTTCCAGCAGACCTTCGCGATTATGGTATTGGTGCACAAATATTAAAAGACTTAGGATTACAAAAGCTGCGCTTATTAACAAATAATCCAAGAAAAATTGCTGGCTTACAAGGGTACGAACTAGAAATTGTTGAGCGCGTACCATTGCAAATGCCAACAAAACAAGAAAATAAAACATATTTACAGACAAAAGTAACAAAATTAGGTCATTTATTAAACTTATAA
- a CDS encoding CDGSH iron-sulfur domain-containing protein — translation MMNLSVWKEGIWLAKVQIKVNDNGSFRITGDVELVDSQGNAFPAKPAFSLCRCGLSKNMPYCDAAHKGKFESVVRAPETK, via the coding sequence ATGATGAACTTAAGCGTTTGGAAGGAGGGAATTTGGTTGGCAAAAGTACAAATTAAAGTAAATGACAACGGCTCATTTCGCATTACAGGGGATGTGGAATTAGTCGATTCGCAAGGGAATGCTTTCCCAGCGAAACCTGCATTTTCTTTATGTCGCTGCGGTTTATCAAAAAATATGCCTTATTGCGATGCAGCACATAAGGGCAAATTTGAATCCGTTGTTCGTGCTCCAGAAACAAAATAA
- a CDS encoding GNAT family N-acetyltransferase — protein MVQIQKITDEMRGTIRNIMCENWGSTMMVSKERAHQLDELPGFVAIENDRIVGIITFELKESMCEIVSLDSFTERKGIGTRLVESVITLARENMCNKVWLITTNDNTNALRFYQKRGFIMTNLYVDAVEKARKIKKEIPFFGYDDIRILHEIQLEYRL, from the coding sequence ATGGTTCAAATACAAAAAATTACAGATGAGATGAGAGGTACGATTCGCAATATTATGTGTGAAAATTGGGGCAGCACAATGATGGTTTCCAAAGAAAGAGCCCATCAATTAGATGAATTACCAGGATTCGTTGCAATCGAAAATGACAGAATAGTAGGAATTATAACGTTTGAATTAAAAGAAAGTATGTGTGAAATTGTATCATTAGATAGTTTTACTGAAAGGAAAGGGATTGGCACGAGACTTGTAGAAAGCGTGATTACATTAGCCCGAGAGAACATGTGTAACAAAGTATGGCTAATTACGACAAATGATAATACAAATGCACTTCGATTTTATCAGAAACGCGGTTTTATCATGACAAATTTGTACGTGGATGCCGTGGAGAAGGCAAGGAAAATAAAAAAAGAAATACCGTTTTTTGGCTATGATGATATTCGTATTTTGCATGAAATTCAACTCGAATATAGATTGTAA
- a CDS encoding bifunctional metallophosphatase/5'-nucleotidase, producing the protein MWKKIIPALAIFSMVTCSTAFAAPLSQTPSEQNRYIDVQLLGINDFHGQLDTVKKINNKEAGGAEYLATYLRDREKQNPNTLMVHAGDIVGASPPLSALLQDEPTIEFLNDLGFDVGTVGNHEFDEGVNEMHRLIYGGYHEKTGNFKGAKFPYIAANFYNKSTGRLFLPPFTVKMVQGVPVGFIGVVTTDTPNIVIPTMLKNVQITDEVAAVNKAAKQLKRLGVKSIVVLAHVGGTTNHDDVTNGDLVRLATETDPEIDVIFGGHSHTYVNGTVNNKLLVQAHSYGTAFADVDIQIDRKTKDIVSKKAEIVTTYHEGIEPDKQVKRKLDQYKEKIAPLVNEVVGRTNAPLDRKQNAAGESTLGNFIADAQRATMQADIALMNPGGIRNDLDAGDITWGELYGVQPFGNQLIKVHLTGQDIRDLLNQQWQKGITRMLQISGIQYSWDANKPNGEKVTTIRLANGEDLDPSKTYSVVANAFLASGGDGFISFKNGQNAETGPTDFEALVDYVKQMKEPIQPTIDGRIQRMN; encoded by the coding sequence ATGTGGAAAAAAATAATTCCTGCACTTGCTATTTTTAGTATGGTCACATGCTCAACTGCCTTTGCTGCACCTCTCTCTCAAACACCTTCAGAACAAAATCGCTACATAGATGTGCAACTGCTTGGTATCAATGATTTTCATGGTCAATTAGATACGGTTAAAAAAATAAATAACAAGGAAGCAGGTGGCGCTGAATACTTAGCTACCTATTTACGTGACCGTGAAAAACAAAACCCAAATACATTAATGGTACATGCTGGTGATATTGTTGGAGCAAGCCCACCTCTTTCCGCTTTATTACAGGATGAGCCAACGATTGAATTTTTAAATGATTTAGGTTTTGATGTTGGAACAGTTGGGAATCATGAATTTGATGAAGGGGTCAACGAAATGCACCGCCTTATTTATGGCGGTTATCATGAGAAGACTGGAAACTTTAAAGGAGCGAAATTTCCATATATCGCTGCCAACTTCTACAACAAATCTACTGGTCGTTTATTTCTCCCACCATTTACTGTAAAAATGGTGCAAGGAGTACCCGTTGGCTTCATAGGTGTGGTCACAACAGATACCCCTAATATTGTCATACCTACCATGCTCAAAAATGTTCAAATTACAGATGAAGTTGCAGCGGTTAATAAAGCTGCAAAACAACTAAAGAGACTAGGGGTCAAATCCATCGTTGTTCTCGCTCATGTTGGAGGTACAACGAATCATGATGATGTAACAAACGGAGATCTTGTTCGCTTAGCAACGGAAACTGATCCAGAAATCGATGTTATTTTCGGTGGGCATAGTCACACTTATGTAAATGGAACAGTTAACAATAAACTGCTTGTACAAGCTCATTCATACGGCACAGCTTTTGCTGATGTAGATATACAAATTGATCGAAAAACAAAAGACATTGTTTCCAAAAAAGCAGAGATTGTGACCACCTATCATGAAGGGATAGAACCTGATAAGCAAGTGAAACGAAAGCTTGATCAATATAAAGAAAAGATTGCGCCTCTTGTCAATGAAGTTGTCGGAAGAACGAACGCCCCATTAGATCGGAAACAAAATGCTGCTGGAGAATCTACTCTTGGAAATTTCATTGCTGACGCTCAGCGTGCAACTATGCAAGCTGATATTGCCCTAATGAATCCAGGTGGTATTCGTAACGACTTAGACGCAGGCGATATTACATGGGGTGAATTATACGGAGTTCAACCGTTCGGAAACCAATTAATCAAAGTACATTTAACAGGGCAAGATATCCGTGACCTGTTAAATCAACAATGGCAAAAAGGAATCACAAGGATGCTACAAATCTCTGGTATTCAATATAGTTGGGATGCTAATAAGCCAAATGGTGAAAAAGTAACAACGATTCGTTTAGCAAACGGAGAGGACCTCGACCCTTCCAAAACATACAGTGTTGTTGCCAACGCTTTTTTAGCTTCAGGTGGAGATGGATTTATTAGCTTTAAAAATGGACAAAATGCTGAAACGGGCCCAACTGATTTTGAAGCGTTAGTTGATTACGTCAAACAAATGAAAGAACCAATCCAACCAACGATTGACGGAAGAATACAACGAATGAACTAA
- a CDS encoding YqkE family protein, with the protein MKKKKQRQNQMNQKEKDSITIGDQLNASLMEQLKSKKKELRARVEERELKEQERKRREQKEREKNKSFEELLSESNLSWKDFK; encoded by the coding sequence ATGAAGAAAAAGAAACAAAGACAAAATCAAATGAATCAAAAAGAAAAAGATTCTATTACAATTGGAGATCAGCTGAATGCATCATTAATGGAGCAGTTAAAAAGTAAAAAGAAAGAACTGCGAGCAAGAGTGGAAGAAAGAGAATTAAAAGAGCAAGAAAGAAAACGCCGAGAACAAAAAGAGCGTGAAAAAAATAAGTCGTTTGAAGAACTATTAAGTGAAAGTAACCTAAGTTGGAAAGACTTTAAATAG
- a CDS encoding ribbon-helix-helix domain-containing protein — protein MTIGEIIDRLNKREPIAILAKRLEMSPYTLSKKLRMLGYEYDSEQKKRIFTGEGEEPRHLYLQEAMALQYVKTDYQVLIYEQLQSIYELLQRREERFLLKKKGCKKKKKRTFSICTEVLEQLDDLCSTKGMHKSQAVEEALQEFLKKYEVYDD, from the coding sequence GTGACAATTGGAGAAATTATAGATCGCTTAAATAAACGGGAACCGATTGCAATTCTTGCAAAACGCCTCGAAATGAGCCCCTATACATTGTCAAAAAAATTAAGAATGCTCGGATATGAATATGACAGTGAGCAGAAGAAACGAATATTTACTGGAGAGGGAGAAGAACCTCGACATTTATACCTCCAAGAGGCCATGGCATTGCAGTACGTCAAGACGGATTATCAAGTATTAATTTATGAGCAATTGCAGAGCATATATGAATTATTACAAAGAAGAGAGGAACGCTTTCTTCTAAAGAAAAAAGGTTGCAAGAAAAAAAAGAAACGCACGTTTTCTATATGTACGGAAGTGCTAGAGCAATTAGATGATCTATGTAGCACGAAAGGGATGCATAAATCTCAAGCAGTAGAAGAGGCGTTACAAGAATTTCTAAAAAAATATGAGGTATATGATGATTGA
- a CDS encoding alpha/beta fold hydrolase, which yields MLFRSHTPSFYTENKQLIPGSIATIESVMINNRKQSLLIRGRAVTNPILLWCHGGPGMAQIGFIRHFQKELEKSFIVVNWDQRGAGKSFSWRDIQTPFTIEQFVSDTLEVIRYLLSRFNRKNLFLAGHSWGSIIGLNVAHAYPEYIKAYIGIGQIVHMKQNEELLFQHLIHSAQKHGHTRALTSLAKLGNPPFLDMKRLMIQRRWLGTFGGAIQNGSSFSFIRKGFFSSEYTWLDWLKFLAGHVKSGTLWEEMLTIDFFSTIVELSVPVYFCSGRFDYQTPYTLVQQYCDKIRAPIKKMIWFPNSAHSPNLEEPERFAHALHSIKQELSISY from the coding sequence ATGCTTTTTCGTAGCCACACTCCATCGTTTTATACTGAAAATAAACAGCTCATCCCTGGTAGTATCGCTACGATTGAAAGCGTAATGATTAACAACCGAAAACAATCTTTACTTATACGCGGACGAGCCGTAACAAACCCTATCTTATTATGGTGCCACGGTGGGCCTGGTATGGCGCAAATCGGATTTATTCGCCATTTTCAAAAAGAGTTAGAAAAGAGTTTTATCGTTGTCAATTGGGATCAGCGCGGGGCAGGAAAGTCTTTTTCATGGCGAGATATTCAAACTCCCTTCACCATTGAACAGTTCGTTTCAGATACACTAGAAGTCATTCGGTATCTTCTATCTCGCTTTAACCGAAAAAACTTATTTTTAGCTGGACATTCATGGGGCAGCATTATTGGATTAAACGTCGCACATGCATATCCAGAATATATCAAAGCTTATATTGGTATTGGACAAATTGTACACATGAAACAAAACGAAGAACTTTTATTTCAACACTTAATTCATTCCGCCCAAAAACATGGACATACACGCGCATTGACCTCGCTTGCAAAATTAGGGAATCCACCTTTCTTAGATATGAAACGGCTTATGATTCAAAGAAGGTGGCTTGGCACATTTGGAGGCGCCATTCAAAACGGTTCTTCGTTTTCCTTTATTCGAAAAGGCTTCTTTTCATCAGAATATACTTGGCTTGATTGGTTGAAATTTCTCGCCGGTCATGTAAAGTCAGGAACATTATGGGAAGAGATGCTAACCATTGATTTTTTCTCAACTATTGTAGAATTGTCGGTCCCAGTTTATTTTTGTTCCGGTCGTTTCGATTATCAAACTCCTTATACACTTGTACAACAATATTGTGATAAGATTCGAGCACCAATCAAGAAAATGATTTGGTTTCCAAATTCCGCACATTCTCCGAATTTGGAAGAGCCAGAACGATTTGCTCACGCTTTACATTCCATTAAACAAGAATTGTCCATTTCATATTAA
- the ribD gene encoding bifunctional diaminohydroxyphosphoribosylaminopyrimidine deaminase/5-amino-6-(5-phosphoribosylamino)uracil reductase RibD yields the protein MTDQEYMKIALQLAQSTAGQTSPNPMVGAVVVKNGKIVGMGAHLRAGEEHAEVHALRMAGAHAKGATVYVTLEPCSHFGKTPPCCNLLIQKKVKRVVIATLDSNPLVAGNGKKKLEEAGIYVTTGILEEEARSLNRYFFHYMKTKRPFVTLKTAMSLDGKIATTTGESKWITGDAARDDVHHYRHTHDAILVGVNTIIADNPSLTTRLPNGGKNPIRIILDTHLRTPLLSHVVTDRVAPTWIIVGKNVQKDQILQYESEHVSVFQMNRGRIEIQDLLSLLGEKQILSLFVEGGQSIHASFLEANGFNEIVTYISPKLIGGKDAPTWFGGTGFIQLQDALSLQFQEITQIGNDIKVIARKRNEVPSCSQES from the coding sequence ATGACGGACCAAGAATATATGAAAATTGCTTTACAGCTGGCGCAAAGTACAGCGGGGCAAACGAGCCCAAATCCAATGGTCGGTGCTGTTGTTGTGAAAAATGGGAAAATCGTCGGAATGGGGGCTCATCTTCGCGCAGGTGAAGAACATGCAGAAGTTCATGCACTGCGCATGGCCGGTGCTCATGCAAAAGGGGCAACTGTATATGTCACACTTGAACCATGCAGCCACTTTGGAAAAACTCCGCCATGCTGTAACTTGCTTATTCAAAAGAAAGTCAAACGCGTTGTAATCGCTACGCTTGATTCTAATCCTCTTGTTGCTGGCAATGGCAAAAAGAAATTAGAAGAAGCTGGTATTTATGTCACAACTGGTATTTTAGAGGAAGAGGCGCGTTCCTTAAATCGATACTTTTTTCACTATATGAAAACAAAGCGTCCTTTTGTCACATTAAAAACAGCAATGAGCTTAGATGGAAAAATTGCAACTACTACCGGGGAAAGCAAATGGATTACAGGAGACGCAGCCCGCGATGATGTTCATCACTATCGACACACACACGACGCGATTCTTGTCGGAGTCAATACAATCATTGCTGATAATCCATCGTTAACTACCCGCCTTCCAAATGGGGGTAAAAATCCAATTCGGATTATTTTAGATACACATTTACGAACACCGCTCCTCTCTCATGTGGTAACAGATCGAGTAGCTCCAACATGGATTATCGTTGGAAAGAACGTTCAAAAAGACCAAATATTGCAATATGAGTCTGAACATGTATCTGTATTCCAAATGAACAGAGGTCGCATTGAAATTCAAGATCTTCTCTCTTTGCTTGGTGAAAAGCAAATTCTTTCACTCTTTGTAGAGGGAGGACAGTCTATCCATGCAAGTTTTTTAGAGGCAAATGGTTTCAATGAAATTGTAACCTATATAAGCCCAAAATTAATTGGTGGAAAAGATGCTCCTACTTGGTTTGGCGGTACTGGTTTTATACAGCTACAAGACGCACTTTCTCTGCAATTTCAAGAGATAACACAGATTGGTAATGATATAAAAGTTATTGCTAGAAAGCGAAATGAGGTGCCTTCATGTTCACAGGAATCGTAG
- a CDS encoding alpha/beta hydrolase, translating to MKRIFTTVLTILGALIGMGIFFTNKIMYLKKKTDEEILERETKKHFHLSDFQALPKEEIWIPSQFGYDIHGYYIPAGHSNQFMIFCHGVTVNKINSIKYANLFLKRGYNVFIYDHRRHGQSGGKTTSYGYYEKYDLKAVVDWLKTRFGTDILLGIHGESMGAATLLQYAGMIEDGADFYIADCPFSDFHEQLQHRLKIEFHLPKWPLLPLANAFLKVRDGYTIREVSPIDCIKNINNPVLFIHSKEDDYILCDMTKALYDAKNDNKQLYIAEHGAHACSYNENKQEYEYAIDQFLETYVKETKNRLA from the coding sequence ATGAAACGTATTTTTACAACAGTACTAACGATACTAGGTGCATTAATTGGTATGGGTATTTTTTTTACGAATAAAATCATGTATTTAAAGAAAAAAACAGACGAAGAAATTTTAGAACGCGAAACAAAAAAACACTTTCACTTAAGTGATTTTCAAGCCTTACCGAAAGAAGAAATTTGGATTCCTTCACAATTTGGATACGACATTCATGGATATTATATTCCTGCCGGTCATTCCAATCAATTTATGATTTTTTGTCACGGTGTAACAGTGAATAAAATAAATTCTATCAAATATGCAAATTTATTTTTAAAAAGAGGATATAACGTATTCATTTACGATCACCGCCGACACGGTCAATCCGGTGGTAAGACAACAAGTTATGGGTATTACGAAAAGTATGATTTAAAAGCTGTAGTGGATTGGCTGAAAACCCGCTTTGGTACAGATATTCTACTCGGTATTCATGGGGAATCAATGGGCGCTGCTACCCTTCTACAATATGCAGGAATGATCGAAGATGGTGCTGATTTTTATATCGCAGATTGTCCATTTTCTGATTTTCACGAGCAACTTCAGCATCGATTGAAAATTGAATTCCATTTACCAAAATGGCCGTTGTTACCTTTAGCAAATGCATTCTTAAAAGTTCGTGATGGCTATACGATTCGTGAAGTTTCACCAATTGATTGCATAAAAAATATAAATAATCCCGTCCTCTTTATTCATAGTAAAGAGGACGACTATATTTTATGCGACATGACAAAAGCGCTATACGACGCCAAGAATGATAATAAACAGCTCTATATTGCAGAGCATGGTGCACATGCTTGCTCTTATAATGAAAATAAACAAGAATATGAATATGCCATCGATCAATTTTTAGAAACTTATGTAAAAGAAACAAAAAACAGGCTCGCTTAA
- a CDS encoding Na+/H+ antiporter family protein: protein MNAVLIAVAVMLLLSLLRVQVIVAIIVGALTGGLIGGLSISETINVFTTGLGNSAPIALSYAMLGGFAISLSKTGLPDAMIHAALNIIGNDKDTKKQMYSKILILFIILAMACFSQNVIPVHIAFIPILIPALLKVLNELKIDRRLVTCLITFGLITPYMWIPAGFGKIYHDVLQTNAQQSGLTFDVSLIPKAMTIPAMGMITGLCIAIFITYRKPRTYETKTIQGTANEDSSYTKRSIIFGLLSILATLTVQLTTESMIFGALAGIIVLSISGSLPLKEADAILTSGMRMMSFIGFVMISAAGFGAVLRKTGHVESLVQASAHLIGNSKPLAAFLMLIIGLLVTMGIGSSFSTIPILTTIFVPLCIQLGFSPMATIAIIGTAGALGDAGSPASDSTLGPTSGLNADGQHHHIWDTCVPTFLHYNIPLLLFGFIAAITL, encoded by the coding sequence ATGAATGCTGTACTTATCGCAGTAGCCGTCATGCTATTGCTTAGTTTATTACGTGTCCAAGTCATTGTCGCCATTATTGTTGGTGCTTTAACAGGTGGGCTAATCGGTGGCCTTAGTATTTCAGAAACAATTAACGTATTTACTACTGGTCTTGGAAACAGTGCACCAATTGCTTTAAGCTATGCAATGCTCGGTGGATTTGCTATTTCCCTTTCGAAGACTGGACTACCTGATGCCATGATTCACGCGGCACTAAACATAATTGGAAATGATAAAGACACAAAAAAACAAATGTATTCCAAAATACTCATTTTATTTATTATTCTTGCAATGGCCTGTTTTTCACAAAATGTGATTCCGGTTCATATCGCTTTCATCCCAATTTTAATTCCAGCACTTTTAAAAGTGTTAAATGAGCTGAAAATAGATCGCAGATTGGTGACATGTCTCATCACTTTTGGGTTAATTACACCTTATATGTGGATACCAGCCGGATTTGGAAAAATTTATCATGATGTATTACAAACAAATGCTCAGCAAAGTGGACTTACATTTGATGTATCTCTTATCCCTAAGGCGATGACTATCCCAGCAATGGGTATGATAACCGGATTATGCATAGCTATATTCATTACTTATCGCAAACCACGTACGTATGAAACGAAAACGATTCAAGGTACAGCGAATGAAGATAGTTCTTATACAAAAAGAAGCATTATATTTGGATTATTATCTATTCTGGCAACGTTAACTGTTCAATTAACAACAGAGTCGATGATTTTTGGTGCCTTAGCGGGAATTATCGTATTATCCATTAGTGGAAGTCTGCCTCTTAAAGAGGCAGATGCTATTTTAACAAGCGGCATGAGGATGATGTCTTTCATTGGGTTTGTTATGATTTCTGCTGCTGGTTTCGGCGCTGTCTTAAGAAAGACAGGACATGTTGAATCACTTGTACAAGCGAGCGCTCATTTAATCGGAAATAGCAAACCGCTTGCAGCGTTTCTCATGCTTATTATTGGATTACTCGTCACAATGGGAATTGGATCCTCTTTTTCTACCATTCCCATTTTAACAACAATTTTCGTTCCGCTTTGTATCCAACTTGGATTTAGCCCAATGGCCACAATTGCTATTATTGGTACAGCGGGGGCATTAGGTGATGCAGGCTCTCCAGCATCCGATAGTACACTCGGACCTACTTCAGGATTAAATGCAGATGGGCAGCACCACCATATATGGGATACATGTGTGCCAACTTTTCTGCACTACAATATTCCATTACTTCTATTCGGATTTATTGCCGCAATTACACTATAA